GGCATCCAGCTCGGTGACCAGTTCGCTGGGCATTACACGCACGACTTCAAGCTCGGGCACGCCGAGTTGGCGGGCGAGCACCAGCACCATCTGCTTGCGATCGCGCTCATAGGCCCCGCGAATCGCTTCGGCGCGCTCAATGTCATTCAGTCCGTCCAGGGTGGGCAGGCTATTTTCTAAGACCATCTTCTATTCCTTATATTTGGCGATGATCAATTGTACATCAGGCCCTAGAGGATTTGCAGCACATGCAAAGGGCCAAGCAGGCCGAAGTGGCGCAAGGCCAACAGGAGCGCGGCGCTCAGCGCCCAGAAACCCAACAGGTAGGCCCAATCCCAGCCACTGAAGCGCATGCGGCGGAAGTAGCTGCGTTGCGGCAGGGCGCCAAAGGCGCGGGCATCCATCGCCAGCGCGGTGCGCTCTGCCTGGCGGATGGCGGTGGTGAGCAGCGGCACCGCTGAGCGACGCAGGCGCTCCAGTGTGCCGCGCCAGCCCGGCTGGCTGTCCACGCCGCGCACGCGGTGGGCAGCTTGTACTACCGCCATTTCACTTTGCAGCATGGGGATGAAACGAAAGGCTGCCAGGGTGCTATAGCCAATGCGGTAGGGCAAGCGAGCCTGTTGCACCAGGGCGCGCACAAAATCGGCCGAATCGCTGGAGAGCGAGAACGGCAGCGAGCTGGCCAACAGCGCCAGGATGCGCAGGCCGGTTACCAGCGCCAAATACAGGCCGCCCTGATAGAGCATGATCGGGCCCCACTGCCACAGCAGGCGGGTGTGTTCCACCAGGCTCTGGCGCACCAGGAAGGGATAAAAAGCGGTGAAGAGGATCACCAGCAACAATAGCGGCGCCAACAGGCGCAGGAAGCGGCGCAACGTAACGCGCCCCAATGTCAGCAGGATCAGGCTGGTGAGGGCCAGGAAGGCCAGCGGGGTCCAGGGTTCGCTGACCACTAGCATCAGCGCCATCTGGGGCAACGCCACCAGTAGCTTGCTGAGCGGGTTCAGGCGGTGCAGCGGCGAATCGTACGGTTGGTAGAGCGTCTGCATCAGGAGAGGGCCAAATAGTCGTTCAGGGTGAGCACCTGGCGCAGGTGGGGTTGCTCCGTGGCCAGTAACGCCGAGAGGCGCGCCAGCGGCGGCAGGGTGAGGCGCGCTTCGGATAGCAACGCCGGCTGGGCGGCCAGCGCAGCGGGGGCGCCATCAAATAGGACCCGCCCGGCGCTCATCGCCACGACGCGGTTGGCGTTTTCAAGTACCAGGCGCATATCATGGGTGATCACGATGACCGTCTTGCCTGTGCGGTTGAGCTCCTGCAAGATCTCCAGCAGCGCGGTGGCGTTGCGCTCGTCCTGGCCGAAGGTAGGCTCGTCCAGGATGAGCACATCCTGCCCCAGCGCCAGCATGCTAGCCACGCTGAGGCGGCGCTTCTCCCCGTAACTCAGCGTGAACGGATTGGCTTTGGCATAGCGCACCAGGCCAAAGGTTTCCAATAATGCTTGGGTGGTGCTGGCCAGGGTGGCCTCTTCGGTTTGCATCACGCGCAAGCCGTAGGCCACTTCATCCCACACTGTCTCGGTCACAAATTGGTGCTCTGGGTTTTGGAAGACGTAGCCAATTTTGCGCGCCAGCTCCTGAGTGGGGATCTCGTTGAACTCCACTCCCTGTAGCTGGATCGTGCCCGCCGGGGGGCGCAGAATGCCCATCAGATGCTTGGCCAGCGTGGTCTTGCCAGCCCCGTTGGCGCCCACGATGGCGAGAAAATCGCCCTGGTTGATCTGCACCGAGACATCTTGCAGCGCGGCTTGCTGGCCATAATTGAATGAGAGGTGCTGGATCGAAAGAGCCGGCGGGGTGGGCTGGGCCGGGCTGGCTGGCTCGGCTGGGGCCGGCGGCGTGGCCGCCGCCACCCAGGGGCGGAAGGCGCGCACCGCATCGCCCAGGGTGATGGGGAAGAGCGGCAGGGCTACGCCACGCTGCCGCAAAGTGTGCGCCAGTAAGGCCACTTGCGGCATCCAAACCCCCATTTGTTGCAGCGCCGGGCCGTGCTCATCAAAGATCTGCCGCGGCGGGCCATCCGCCAGGATGCCACCCTGGGGGTTGAGCACCACGACGCGATCGATGAGGTGCATCAACTCATCCAGCTTATGCTCGATCAGCACCAAAGTGTGTTCGCCGCGCGACTTCAGCTCGGCCAGTAGGGCGAACACCTGCTGGGTTCCCATCGAATCCAGGTTGGCGGTTGGCTCATCGAACACCAGCACCTCGGGTTGGATGGCCAACAGGGAAGCCAGCGCCACGCGCTGCTTCTCGCCGCCGGAGAGCGCCGAGACCGGGCGATCGCGCAGGGCCGAGACGCCGACATCCGTCAAGACCTGTTGGATGCGCGTTTCCATTTGTTGCGGAGGATAGCCAAGGTTCTCAAGGCCGAAGACGACTTCGTCTTCCACCTTGAGCGTAGCAAACTGCGCATCTGGATCTTGAAACAGAATGCCGACCTGTTGCGCCAGGTCGGCCACAGAATGTTCTTGAGTATCCAGCCCCGCCACGCGCACGGAGCCGCTGCGTAGCTCGCCTACGGCCTGCGGTAGCAGGCCGTTGAGGGTGAGCGCCAAGGTGCTCTTGCCGGAGCCCGAAGGCCCCAGCAAGAGCACGGTTTCACCATGGCTTACGTGCAGGCTCAACTGGTGCAGCGCAGCCAACTTGCGCCGCGCATACTTCACCGTGAGCGCATTGATTTCAATAATGGGCATTACAAACGTTACGCAAACAGCAGGCGGACATCTTCGACCATGAAGACGGCCAGGATGCTGATCATCACCACACTTAGCGCAACATAGCGCCAGCGCCACGACGTATTCCACAGGCGGCGAATGTTGTAGACGATCATCCCCAGAGCGAAGACATCGATCAGCAGACTGAGGATAAGTGAGATCGAACCGCTTAGGCCGATAAACGGCAGCAAAAATGGAAAGACGATGTATTGCAGCGTGCAACGGATGGCCACAAACACAATGTAGCCCGCCATGCTGCGGTCACTGCCTTTTACTTGCTCGGGGCTGGGGGCCAGGCGCTCTGCTTCCATTGACTTAGATCTCATCCGCGCGGCTTTCGCCCAGTGCTGTGTTGGCCAGCACGCCAGTCTTTACCACGGAGTCAGCCAGGTATTGGGCGATCACACTGCACAAGCCGAAGACGATGGCCGAGACGGCCAGCGCGGCGGCCAGCACACTGGGCGCGAAGGTGGTGGTGTGCAGCATCGAGCCGAGGATGAGCACGAAGACGCTCACGCCGGAGGCAACGCCCAGCCAGAGCATACCGATACGGCTGAAGTTGCGATAGCGCGTCAGCAGCCAGACGAACAGCTCACCCACCAGGCCGATCAGGGCGCCGATCATCACTACGATCAGGCTGTAGGGGCCGAACATGGAAGGCAGCGCACTGAGGACACTGGCCAACAGCGTGGCGCCCGGTTTGCGCATCACATACGCGGCGAACGCGGCGGGCATAAAGTACAAGCCGCCCAAGATGGTGCGGGTGAAGATGCCCCCCAGGCTCAATAGGCCTGCGTAGGCCCAGGTGACGGGGATGAGCAGCACGCCGAAGGCCAGGCCGATCACGATAGTGACCAGTAGGTCGCGCGTGCTCCACGAATTCTTCCCCTTAGCTGATTTCTTAGCCATGCTCACAACCTTTCCTTGCATCCAGGCAAGTTGTACCACTTTCTGGCGGGGCGCGACGTTGACGCCACCCACCGAAAGTGCGTAGAATGATTTTACGCTTGGAAATACCCGCTACGGGCTTTTTCAGGCATACAGGCCGGGATGCCCCCCGGCCTGTACTTGTTACTAATGGGTTGCGGCGTGTTGCCCCTGCGTGCGGCTCTTCTTTTTCAAACCTTCGGCCAACAGATAGCTACCGATCACGATGAAGGCCGCCACACATTGCAGAGCGAACCCTTCCCAGGTGGCATACAAGCCGAACCACATACCCGCCCAATACGGCAGCGCAAAGCCCATGGTGTGCGCCGGCAGCCAGCCGAGCAATTGCAGCGTGTAGGTGGTTTTGCCCACCATCACCAGCAACACCGCACCGATCATAATGCCGGTAACAATCAGCATCTTCTTGTGCGGCAAGCGGCTTTGGAAGCGGAAGGTGAGGAAACCGATGATGCCGGTGAGCAGCAAGCCTACCGCCACGCCCGCCAGCACAATCTGATTGCCGCCGTCGAGCACCAGGGCTTGCAGGAACAGCACGGTCTCGAAGCCTTCGCGATACACGCTGGTGAAGCCCAGCGAGATCAGGCCCAGCCACACACCGGTTTCGCCGGAGAGCAGGCGGCGCTTGCGCCCGTGGAAGGCGGCCAGCCAGTTATCCCAGTAGCTCTTGTGGAAGAACCAGTTGGTGATGAGTAGCAACACCACGATGGCGATCAGCGAGACGATCGCTTCGAGCTTCTCGCCGTAGCGCGCCAGCGAGAGCAGAACACTGCGCGCCAGGCTCCAGGTGAGCACCGTGGCGAGCAGCGCCAGTGCGGTGCCGACCCACAGCGGCTTGCGATACTGCTGGTTCTGTAGCTTGAGGCTGCCCATCAACGAGGCCAGGATCAGCACCGCTTCCAATCCTTCGCGGAAGACGATCACAGCGGCATTGGTGGCAATCGCGCCGGGAGCGCTTTGCACCGAGAGCAGCTTTTGCACCTGCTGCAGCTCGGTGTTGAGCGCCACGCGCACCGTGCGGATCTCTTGCAGGGGTACCTGGCGAGCGATCAAGCTGCTAAGCCCGTTCTTGTTGACAGCATCACCGTTCCAGAACAGGGCTTCCACGCGTAGTTTCAACTCCGGATCAAGCGAGGTGAGGCGTGCTTCAGGGCCACTTTCCATGACGGCATAGGCTTCCAGACGAGCCGATTCGGCCATGGCGTAATCGCCGGCGCGCACTGCGTTCTCCATCTGATCCAGCATCGAGTCGATGACATCAAAATCGCCGGCCACGCTCTGTTGTTTCCATTCCTCCGGCATCAGCGCATCCAATGTGGTGAGCACTTGCTGGGCTTCCTGGTTCAACTGGCGCGGCTCGGCAACGGCGCCGCCGGTGTTGGCCGCCAGCAGGCGCGCGCCGAGCGTATCCAACAACCCGGCGGTGGCGGCGGTAGCGCTGGCGTCAATGCCCGCCAGCACATCGCGCAGATCGGTGAAGGCTGCCACGGCGGCTTCGTGGAAGGTGACGGCCTCCTGGATCTCGAATTGCAGGGTCACCTGGCCGTTGCTCACGCCGCGGCCATACTCCAGCGGCACGAGATAGATGTAACGCAGCAACTG
The DNA window shown above is from Anaerolineales bacterium and carries:
- a CDS encoding energy-coupling factor transporter transmembrane protein EcfT, which encodes MQTLYQPYDSPLHRLNPLSKLLVALPQMALMLVVSEPWTPLAFLALTSLILLTLGRVTLRRFLRLLAPLLLLVILFTAFYPFLVRQSLVEHTRLLWQWGPIMLYQGGLYLALVTGLRILALLASSLPFSLSSDSADFVRALVQQARLPYRIGYSTLAAFRFIPMLQSEMAVVQAAHRVRGVDSQPGWRGTLERLRRSAVPLLTTAIRQAERTALAMDARAFGALPQRSYFRRMRFSGWDWAYLLGFWALSAALLLALRHFGLLGPLHVLQIL
- a CDS encoding ABC transporter ATP-binding protein yields the protein MPIIEINALTVKYARRKLAALHQLSLHVSHGETVLLLGPSGSGKSTLALTLNGLLPQAVGELRSGSVRVAGLDTQEHSVADLAQQVGILFQDPDAQFATLKVEDEVVFGLENLGYPPQQMETRIQQVLTDVGVSALRDRPVSALSGGEKQRVALASLLAIQPEVLVFDEPTANLDSMGTQQVFALLAELKSRGEHTLVLIEHKLDELMHLIDRVVVLNPQGGILADGPPRQIFDEHGPALQQMGVWMPQVALLAHTLRQRGVALPLFPITLGDAVRAFRPWVAAATPPAPAEPASPAQPTPPALSIQHLSFNYGQQAALQDVSVQINQGDFLAIVGANGAGKTTLAKHLMGILRPPAGTIQLQGVEFNEIPTQELARKIGYVFQNPEHQFVTETVWDEVAYGLRVMQTEEATLASTTQALLETFGLVRYAKANPFTLSYGEKRRLSVASMLALGQDVLILDEPTFGQDERNATALLEILQELNRTGKTVIVITHDMRLVLENANRVVAMSAGRVLFDGAPAALAAQPALLSEARLTLPPLARLSALLATEQPHLRQVLTLNDYLALS
- a CDS encoding ECF transporter S component; this encodes MAKKSAKGKNSWSTRDLLVTIVIGLAFGVLLIPVTWAYAGLLSLGGIFTRTILGGLYFMPAAFAAYVMRKPGATLLASVLSALPSMFGPYSLIVVMIGALIGLVGELFVWLLTRYRNFSRIGMLWLGVASGVSVFVLILGSMLHTTTFAPSVLAAALAVSAIVFGLCSVIAQYLADSVVKTGVLANTALGESRADEI
- a CDS encoding FTR1 family protein: MIHTASPARAAGESPAAQAESLRAALFNAQRNLLAGDGDASTHLAAAQAVWAAGLGQTLSSADPAAGQRMQAALAQMENAIAAADVPLFAAGRASAWTAVLAGSSRLVEHAVAAGDAATAQAWLPVREFRTASRFARPNGDATVALLALASGEMDSSTVAQFVRADLYDTYQARLNEALRELTQAAASGFSTRLAESAGFAQGYFAILAPAYAEQRGSAALAEAEAAFAALQTAALEGGELTPALNAAHAVLDNFRAAPLSPEEQARRAGQLLRYIYLVPLEYGRGVSNGQVTLQFEIQEAVTFHEAAVAAFTDLRDVLAGIDASATAATAGLLDTLGARLLAANTGGAVAEPRQLNQEAQQVLTTLDALMPEEWKQQSVAGDFDVIDSMLDQMENAVRAGDYAMAESARLEAYAVMESGPEARLTSLDPELKLRVEALFWNGDAVNKNGLSSLIARQVPLQEIRTVRVALNTELQQVQKLLSVQSAPGAIATNAAVIVFREGLEAVLILASLMGSLKLQNQQYRKPLWVGTALALLATVLTWSLARSVLLSLARYGEKLEAIVSLIAIVVLLLITNWFFHKSYWDNWLAAFHGRKRRLLSGETGVWLGLISLGFTSVYREGFETVLFLQALVLDGGNQIVLAGVAVGLLLTGIIGFLTFRFQSRLPHKKMLIVTGIMIGAVLLVMVGKTTYTLQLLGWLPAHTMGFALPYWAGMWFGLYATWEGFALQCVAAFIVIGSYLLAEGLKKKSRTQGQHAATH